In Chitinophaga oryzae, the sequence CGTGCACATAACAGTTTTTTATGGTGATGTTGCTGGAAGGGGTGGCTTCATTTCCGCCATCGACCATTATTCCGGTGGCTGCATAGGTAGTGCCGGCAGGTACCGTGTTGGTTATTTCGAGGTTATTCACCTCCCAAAAGGATACCCTGTTCAGCAACAGCGTTTTGGAGTTGTTCACTTTTCCGCCGCCATTGATAACCGGTCGGGCTTCGCCGCCGTACTTGTCGATGATGATGGGCTGGCCCGCGCTTCCTGAGCCTTTGGGACGCAGGGTGTCGTTCCATACGCCGCCGCTTTTAAATAGGATCTGATCACCTGGGGAGAATGTCATGGTGTTGACCTTAGCGATTGTTTTCCATGCGTTGCTGTCGCTGGTGCCGGCGTTGCTGTCGTTACCATCGGGGTCTACATAATATACTGTGCCGGTGGCTGTTGCAGTGGCCAGTGAAGATTTCAGGCCGTCCAGTTTCTGTAGTTCCTGCGATTTGGAGCAGGCGAGGAAACACAGGCTGGCAGCAAAAAAAAGAGCGGTATGCTTTTTCATATTGTGGGTTTTAAGGTGAAAATGGATGTAGGGCCGTCGTATTTATTACAAGCCATTGTTGATCTGCTGGTCGTTGTAAGGAATGGGTAACCAGTATCTGGCTTTGGTGATTGTATTCAGTGGTTTCAGATCGTCTGCCGCTTTACGGGAGTTGGCGGTTTCCACCAGTTCGAGACGCTGCAGATCGAACCAGCGGGTATATTCCCCGGCAAATTCCCAGGCCCGTTCGTCGGCTACGGCATTGGCGAATGCTGCGCCGGAAAGGCCCTGCGGCAGATCGTCGAGGCCGGCGCGCTTCCGGATGAGGTTGACGGCATTGTAGGCTTCTGCAGACGGCGCCCCGGTGGAACGTGCCTGCGCTTCTGCATAGGTGAGCAGCACCTGCGCATAACGCAACAGTTTCACGGAAAGATCACTACCGGACGTCAGGAAGCCGGGGGTGGGGGTGTTTACCCTGAACTTGTTGTAATAAGGATGTTTGGTCTGACCGTTTTGCCAGCTGACGTCGCCCGCGCTGGTTTTGAATGTCGTGTGAAACGTTACGTCTTTTCTTTTGCCTTCGGGAAAATTGTTGAAGAAAGTGACTTCGCAGAAGTAATCGTCCCATCCTGCTTCATCTCCCGGCATGCTTGATTTTCCATACAGGGTACTGGGATTGCCGCAGCTGTTGCAGAACTGCAATGCAAACACATCTTCCGGGGTATTGTTGCTGGAAGGTGTTCCGGTCCATAAGCTGCCGAAGTCCGGTACCAGGTCAAAGCCATAGACCGCTTTGCCGTCGATCACCTCTTTGGCTTTAGCGGCGGCGAGCGCGTATTTGGAGGCATCTTTCAGCGGGTATCCTCCTTCGGTAAGGTATACTTCCGCAAGCAATGCTTTGGCGGTGCCTGCGCTGGCTCTGCCTGCGACGGGCTTGGTATTGCCCATCAGGGTTTCTGCTTTTTTCAGGTCTGCTTCGATCAGCGCGTACACCTGCGCGGGGCTGCTCTTTTGTATGGAGAGCAGGTCCGGGCTGTATTTCGATGTGGTGATCAGCGGGATGTTGCCCCATAACCGTACCAGCCAGAAATAGGAGAAGGCCCTTAAAAAATAAGCTTCACCGCCAATCTGCCGGATGTTGGCGGAAGTACCCGCCTTTTCGTAATTGGCGATGATGTTATTGGCATTCTGGATGGTCTTGTAACATCCGAGCCAGATAACGTTAATACGGCCGTTGGTGGAGTTAACGGCAAACTGGTCCATCTCCCTTAGTTCCTGTTTGTTACTGGCGGAATGGGTGGTGAGATCGTCGGAGCCCATTAGTACGGCATCTACCGCTGCTGTGGCAAAGCCCGACGTATAGCCGTTTTTTAAAGGCTGGTATGCGCCGGCCAGGGCGGTCTGCAGGCCTTCGATGGTGCGCAGGGCGTCATCGCCAACAAGCTGTCCGTTGGGCGTTTCATTCAATTCTTTGTTACAGGCTGATATGGCGGATACAAGCAGTAAACAGTATATTATCTTTTTCATGTGCCGGAGTTTGAAGTTAGAAACCGATTTTTACGCCTCCTGTGATGGTTTTTGCATTGGGATACGAGCCATAGTCAATGCTTTGATTAACGTCGCTGCCGGCGCCGGTGGCAACGCTGTTGGTTTCCGGGTCCAGCCCTTTATACTGCGTGATCGTAAAGAGATTGACCGCCCGTACATACAGCGTGATCTTCGCCTGCTTCACCATCGACCCGGGTAACTGATAGCTAAGGCTGATGTTCTTAAACCGGATGAAGGTGCCGTCTTCCAGGAACCGGGTGCTGACCATATAGTTCTTATTGGTTTTGCTGAATGCGGGAATATCTGAAGTTTCGTTGACCCCGGGGATATACCTGTTTTTGATGTCAGCAATGGTGGCCTGCCGCATATCGGAGTTGGCGGTAATGCCGGCGGCATAGGTGTAATTCAGTTTATCATATCCCCCCAACGACTGTACGAAAACATTCAGCGTGAAACCTTTCCAGGTAAAGGTATTGTTCCAGCCCCACGAATACCGTGGCAGCCCGTGCCCGATAATGTGGTAATCACCGCCGTCGATAACCCCGTTACCGTCGAGGTCCCGGTATTTAGCATCTCCGGGCACATTGCCATAGGCTGCGGCAGCTGCTTTTTCTCCGGGTTTCCAGGTTCCTTCATAGGTAAGTCCCCAATAGGTGCCAAGCGGTTGCCCGGGAATGATCATGAACTCCGGCTGGGGTGAAAGGCCCGCGCCCACGTTGGTGCCGGAAGGGATGTTTTTGTCGGAGTAAAGCGACTCCACCCTGTTACGGAGAAAGGAGATGTTGAAAGCGCTGTTCCAAGTGAGGGCGTTGCGACGGATAATATCGCCTGACAAAGAGAGCTCAATTCCTTTGTTGTTTACTTTGCCGACATTGGACAGTACGCTGCCGCCGCCCAGGTAGTTGGGGATAGGAACGGAAAGCAGCAGGTTGCTGGTGTTTTTATTATAATAATCCGCAGTGAGCGACAAGCGGTTGTCAAACAGGTCTGCGTCCAGCCCGATATCCCACTGCTTGGTGGTTTCCCACTTCAGGTCCGGGTTCCCCGGGTTGCCAAGGATGATACCAGGGGTGATGCTGCCGGGGATCAAAGTGGTGTTGACGTTCTGATAGGCAGTCAGTGTCTGGTAGGGATTGATGGCCTGGTTGCCGGTAACGCCATACCCTGCCCTGATTTTAAGGTTGTTAACAAAGGAGGCATTCTTCATAAAATCCATTTCAGAGAGCTTCCAGGCCACCCCTACGGAAGGGAAGGTACTGTACTGGTGCCCTCCCTGGAATTTGGAGGAGCCGTCCCGTCTTACGCCGGCAGTGATGTAATAACGGCCTTTATAATCGTAGTTGACTCTTCCGAGGTAGGAAAGCAGCTTATAGTCGGAATAGTTGGTACCGATACCGTAGGTCTGCGCCAGTGACAGGTTATAGAAGCCGAGGTTGGGAAAGGTCAGGCTGTTGGCATTGGCGTTAAAACCGCTGGTGCTGAACGACTGATATTCCAACACACCTGTTATGGTGAGTTGATGGGTGTTGTTGAATAAATGACTGTAGGTAAGGTTATTGGTATTTTGGATGCCGATATTTTCACCTGAGCCGCGTCCGGCGTTCGCCAGTCTGGAGGATGTCACCGTAGGCCCTGTATAGTTCAGCGTCTGAATATTGCTGTAGTTGACGGCGCCGGACACATCGAAGGTAAGGCCCGGAACAAATTCGTATTTCAGCCCTGCGATGGTGGCAAATGTTGAATTATGCGTAATACTGTTCTGATCGGTAGCAATGGCTACCGGGTTATTGGAAATGGAGCCAATGGGGTCGTTGAGCGTGAATTTCCCTGTACTGTCGCGTACTGGTACGGTGGGCGCCCACGCGATAGCCTGGGTGACCGGCGCGTCCCTGCCCACGATGCC encodes:
- a CDS encoding RagB/SusD family nutrient uptake outer membrane protein, encoding MKKIIYCLLLVSAISACNKELNETPNGQLVGDDALRTIEGLQTALAGAYQPLKNGYTSGFATAAVDAVLMGSDDLTTHSASNKQELREMDQFAVNSTNGRINVIWLGCYKTIQNANNIIANYEKAGTSANIRQIGGEAYFLRAFSYFWLVRLWGNIPLITTSKYSPDLLSIQKSSPAQVYALIEADLKKAETLMGNTKPVAGRASAGTAKALLAEVYLTEGGYPLKDASKYALAAAKAKEVIDGKAVYGFDLVPDFGSLWTGTPSSNNTPEDVFALQFCNSCGNPSTLYGKSSMPGDEAGWDDYFCEVTFFNNFPEGKRKDVTFHTTFKTSAGDVSWQNGQTKHPYYNKFRVNTPTPGFLTSGSDLSVKLLRYAQVLLTYAEAQARSTGAPSAEAYNAVNLIRKRAGLDDLPQGLSGAAFANAVADERAWEFAGEYTRWFDLQRLELVETANSRKAADDLKPLNTITKARYWLPIPYNDQQINNGL
- a CDS encoding SusC/RagA family TonB-linked outer membrane protein; its protein translation is MFPRLMMLSILLLPLWVWAQNRKVTGTVLDENGQPIQSISVQVKGRPGGTLTGKSGSFEVEAGDHETLVFTAVNYVTKEVPLAGAGLPLKVVLASKVTAITDVVVVGYGTQKKRDLTGSIASVSTRDFKEQPVVNVQQILQGRAAGVQVMSNAGAPGGAVSVRIRGNNSIKGDNNPLYVIDGFVGADPSTVNPGDIETMDVLKDASSTAIYGSRGANGVIVITTRKGKPGKTSIELMGQFSSARVLKKMDLLNAADFAATANENAIANGGSPIFTPQQLERFKSQGGTDWQDEIFRTAPTQEYQLSISGGSDKTRYYTSGNFLNQQGIILNSGLKRYSVRAGLNAQLYKKLSLHVNAYAVRNETRNTGIVGRDAPVTQAIAWAPTVPVRDSTGKFTLNDPIGSISNNPVAIATDQNSITHNSTFATIAGLKYEFVPGLTFDVSGAVNYSNIQTLNYTGPTVTSSRLANAGRGSGENIGIQNTNNLTYSHLFNNTHQLTITGVLEYQSFSTSGFNANANSLTFPNLGFYNLSLAQTYGIGTNYSDYKLLSYLGRVNYDYKGRYYITAGVRRDGSSKFQGGHQYSTFPSVGVAWKLSEMDFMKNASFVNNLKIRAGYGVTGNQAINPYQTLTAYQNVNTTLIPGSITPGIILGNPGNPDLKWETTKQWDIGLDADLFDNRLSLTADYYNKNTSNLLLSVPIPNYLGGGSVLSNVGKVNNKGIELSLSGDIIRRNALTWNSAFNISFLRNRVESLYSDKNIPSGTNVGAGLSPQPEFMIIPGQPLGTYWGLTYEGTWKPGEKAAAAAYGNVPGDAKYRDLDGNGVIDGGDYHIIGHGLPRYSWGWNNTFTWKGFTLNVFVQSLGGYDKLNYTYAAGITANSDMRQATIADIKNRYIPGVNETSDIPAFSKTNKNYMVSTRFLEDGTFIRFKNISLSYQLPGSMVKQAKITLYVRAVNLFTITQYKGLDPETNSVATGAGSDVNQSIDYGSYPNAKTITGGVKIGF